One segment of Fibrobacter sp. UWB11 DNA contains the following:
- a CDS encoding Rpn family recombination-promoting nuclease/putative transposase — MENNIVAETKNSHGEMIGEAKTFEEYKGAGVFADLLLDRTFKKAFNPDTQNKVCLIALLNAVLEGEIASPIVDVQSRNKEYSDGSNENRTSIFDLHCIDSAQRRFIIEVQILFQKNIVNRSIYYASQTIIAQGQRGKKYNYELNPVVTVVIMEFNVFADDRYIRRAKLREINGSCISDTLNFAFVELPKFNKPLDELETTLDKALYALKNMKNMTQMPKQYANTVFELLFSTAKLAKLSKEEQKMIDEAQKAKWDEYAIHKAAIDSGLQQGLEQGLEQGLAQGLAQGLEKGANQKAREIAKKMLLKNEPIDKIIDFTELSEADILAIKASLGQS; from the coding sequence ATGGAAAATAATATTGTGGCCGAAACGAAAAATAGCCATGGTGAAATGATTGGCGAGGCAAAGACTTTCGAAGAATACAAAGGGGCAGGCGTTTTCGCAGATCTACTTCTTGACAGAACGTTCAAGAAAGCTTTCAATCCCGACACGCAGAACAAAGTATGTTTGATTGCGCTTTTGAATGCCGTACTTGAAGGAGAAATAGCGTCACCGATTGTCGATGTGCAGTCTCGTAACAAGGAATACAGCGATGGTTCGAACGAGAATCGGACTTCCATCTTCGACTTGCACTGCATTGATTCTGCTCAGCGGAGGTTCATCATTGAAGTGCAGATTCTTTTTCAGAAAAACATTGTCAATCGTTCGATTTATTACGCTTCGCAGACGATCATTGCTCAGGGACAACGCGGCAAAAAGTACAATTACGAATTGAATCCTGTTGTTACAGTTGTGATCATGGAATTTAATGTGTTTGCCGATGACCGCTACATCCGTCGGGCAAAACTTCGCGAAATCAACGGGTCTTGCATCAGTGATACGCTCAATTTTGCGTTTGTGGAACTTCCGAAGTTCAATAAGCCGCTGGACGAGCTCGAAACGACGCTCGACAAGGCGCTTTACGCTCTCAAAAACATGAAAAACATGACGCAGATGCCCAAGCAGTATGCAAACACGGTGTTCGAGCTCTTGTTTTCAACAGCGAAATTGGCTAAATTATCGAAAGAGGAACAGAAGATGATTGACGAAGCTCAGAAAGCCAAGTGGGACGAATACGCAATCCATAAAGCGGCTATTGATAGCGGCTTGCAGCAAGGTCTCGAACAAGGTCTCGAACAGGGGCTCGCACAGGGTCTCGCACAGGGTCTTGAAAAAGGTGCCAATCAAAAAGCTCGCGAAATTGCAAAGAAAATGTTGTTGAAGAATGAACCTATTGATAAGATTATCGATTTCACTGAACTTTCTGAAGCTGATATCCTCGCTATCAAGGCTTCTCTCGGCCAATCGTAA
- the dnaG gene encoding DNA primase yields the protein MPFYSDEIIQELKNQADIALVIQQFLPLKKSGNNRYVGVCPFHDDHSPSMTVNSTLGIYKCFACGAGGDVFKFIQNHEKLDFKGAVEWVANFVGFALPNIGNNVNTEVLEERTMVRKLNELACAWFEEQLTLSPKALEYLNKRRVSPETRKQFHIGYAPTGREGFIGYAARNGFSPRDCVKAGLAVEKENGGIADKFRDRLMIAIQNLSGVVVAFGGRDLSDPASHNGIKLAKYMNSPETALYSKRDILFGLNHSRNAIMKENAVIIVEGYFDLISLYQSGVQNVVAASGTALTENHASILARYAKTAYLVFDGDAAGQNATRRSLEIVLPKGLSPKVFALSRPDGTKIDPDNFVNEQGPDAFRRALRTAEDWLSYLGRTMPNNSPEDRAAFITQAKTLIKSIENPELRNQYLKLVSERYSTTRSLAGIKVAHPKREKAPATAEQPAAPQVSVPWELLSPIEVRFANLLYRNPTLLDRAAEYFDMDFAASGIQIFDSPLIDEFIQSILAQYAETGAFSPRTLYESLSPQLQLFLEQLPDETWKTPNEILEFYDTLAVLTLNLCDRYKKLIPLDSEAGMRLRMQLNKFTQGIQTISKKRKISAITPDVFAEQIIQSKAPLIDLYTSINDLSSGAAQFNEAQFNTAPTFAQSAAQPSSPQYAAPGAQFNDAPTVQPAQFTAQPAQYSQPEMPPEMEAPPPFDGDEQFASSEPPEDVPYDPNEDEPYVPDDDFGAMDDFG from the coding sequence ATGCCGTTCTACTCCGACGAAATCATCCAAGAACTCAAGAACCAAGCGGATATCGCGTTGGTCATCCAGCAGTTCTTGCCGCTCAAAAAAAGCGGGAACAATCGATACGTCGGTGTATGCCCTTTCCACGATGACCACTCGCCTTCCATGACGGTGAATTCCACGCTGGGCATTTACAAGTGCTTCGCGTGCGGTGCCGGTGGCGATGTTTTCAAGTTCATCCAGAATCATGAAAAATTGGACTTCAAGGGCGCCGTAGAATGGGTCGCCAACTTTGTAGGTTTTGCGCTCCCGAACATCGGCAACAATGTCAATACCGAAGTTCTTGAAGAACGCACGATGGTCCGCAAGCTGAACGAGCTTGCCTGCGCCTGGTTCGAAGAGCAACTCACGTTAAGCCCCAAGGCTTTGGAGTATTTGAACAAGCGACGCGTCTCACCCGAAACGCGCAAACAGTTCCACATCGGTTATGCACCGACGGGGCGCGAAGGTTTTATCGGCTACGCCGCACGCAACGGTTTTTCGCCTCGCGACTGCGTCAAGGCTGGGCTTGCTGTTGAAAAAGAAAATGGCGGTATCGCAGACAAGTTCCGCGATCGCTTGATGATAGCCATCCAGAATCTCTCGGGAGTCGTTGTCGCCTTTGGCGGTCGAGACTTGAGCGACCCTGCATCGCACAACGGAATAAAGCTTGCCAAGTACATGAACAGCCCGGAAACGGCGCTTTACAGCAAGCGCGATATTCTCTTCGGGCTGAACCACAGCCGAAACGCAATCATGAAGGAGAATGCGGTCATTATCGTCGAAGGATATTTTGACCTCATCAGCCTTTACCAAAGCGGTGTGCAGAACGTCGTGGCCGCATCGGGTACGGCGCTGACCGAGAATCACGCCAGCATCCTCGCGCGCTATGCAAAGACCGCGTACCTTGTATTTGACGGAGATGCTGCCGGGCAAAACGCCACGCGCCGCAGTCTCGAAATTGTGCTCCCCAAGGGCCTTTCGCCAAAAGTTTTTGCGCTTTCGCGACCGGACGGCACCAAGATCGACCCGGACAACTTTGTGAACGAACAAGGCCCGGACGCTTTCAGAAGAGCGCTCCGCACCGCCGAAGACTGGCTCAGCTATCTCGGACGAACAATGCCGAACAACAGTCCCGAAGACCGAGCCGCATTCATCACGCAAGCAAAGACGCTCATCAAGAGCATCGAGAATCCGGAACTACGCAATCAGTATTTGAAGCTCGTTTCCGAGCGTTACAGCACCACGCGTTCGCTCGCAGGCATCAAAGTCGCACACCCGAAACGCGAAAAAGCGCCGGCAACAGCCGAACAGCCCGCAGCACCGCAAGTGAGCGTTCCTTGGGAACTTTTATCGCCGATTGAAGTGCGCTTTGCAAATTTGCTTTATCGCAACCCCACGCTTCTCGACCGCGCCGCAGAATATTTCGACATGGACTTTGCCGCCAGCGGAATCCAAATTTTTGATTCTCCGCTCATCGATGAATTTATCCAATCCATTCTCGCGCAGTACGCCGAAACGGGCGCATTCTCGCCGAGAACCTTGTACGAATCGCTTTCGCCGCAGTTGCAGCTTTTCTTGGAACAGCTCCCCGACGAAACATGGAAAACGCCGAACGAGATTCTGGAATTTTACGACACGCTTGCCGTGCTCACACTCAATCTGTGCGACCGCTACAAAAAGCTCATTCCACTCGACTCCGAAGCGGGCATGCGTCTCCGTATGCAATTGAACAAATTCACGCAGGGCATTCAAACGATTTCCAAGAAGCGCAAGATTTCGGCCATTACGCCGGATGTTTTTGCCGAGCAGATAATCCAAAGCAAAGCTCCGCTCATTGATCTTTATACATCAATTAACGATTTGTCGTCGGGCGCCGCGCAGTTTAACGAAGCGCAGTTTAATACCGCGCCAACATTCGCACAATCCGCTGCGCAACCAAGTTCACCGCAGTACGCAGCACCCGGCGCACAATTTAATGATGCGCCCACCGTGCAGCCCGCACAGTTCACAGCCCAACCCGCGCAATACTCGCAACCCGAAATGCCCCCAGAGATGGAAGCCCCGCCTCCATTCGATGGCGACGAGCAATTCGCATCGAGCGAACCTCCCGAAGATGTACCATACGACCCGAACGAAGACGAGCCCTACGTTCCGGACGATGATTTCGGGGCTATGGACGATTTCGGCTAG
- the sufC gene encoding Fe-S cluster assembly ATPase SufC, whose amino-acid sequence MLSIKNLKASIEDGTQILKGINLEVKPGEVHAIMGPNGSGKSTLSKVIAGHPAYHVDGGSVELDGKNLLEMEINERANSGLFISTQYPTEIPGVNNVEFLKMALNSKRAYLGQPEMSDEDFKKLCEEKMNLLEMDERYRERGVNDGMSGGEKKRNEILQMAILDPKVSFLDETDSGLDIDALRIVANGINHIMSPEKAVILVTHYQRLLDYIKPTYVHVLRHGKIILSGGPELALKLEDQGYDWIEEAK is encoded by the coding sequence ATGTTATCCATCAAGAACCTTAAAGCAAGTATCGAAGACGGCACCCAAATCCTGAAAGGAATCAATCTCGAGGTCAAGCCGGGAGAAGTCCACGCCATCATGGGCCCGAACGGTTCCGGCAAAAGCACGCTCTCCAAAGTGATTGCTGGTCACCCCGCTTACCATGTCGATGGTGGCTCCGTAGAACTCGACGGCAAGAACTTGCTCGAGATGGAAATCAACGAACGTGCTAATTCCGGTCTCTTTATCAGCACGCAGTACCCGACCGAAATTCCAGGCGTGAACAACGTGGAATTCTTGAAGATGGCCCTCAACAGCAAGCGTGCCTACCTCGGCCAGCCCGAAATGAGCGACGAAGACTTCAAGAAACTCTGCGAAGAAAAGATGAACTTGCTCGAAATGGACGAACGCTATCGTGAACGCGGCGTAAACGACGGCATGAGCGGTGGCGAAAAGAAGCGTAACGAAATCCTCCAGATGGCGATTCTCGATCCGAAGGTGAGCTTCCTCGACGAAACGGACTCCGGTCTCGACATTGACGCCCTCCGCATCGTGGCAAACGGCATCAATCACATTATGAGCCCCGAAAAGGCAGTGATTCTCGTGACGCATTACCAGCGCTTGCTGGACTACATCAAGCCCACTTACGTTCACGTGCTCCGTCACGGCAAAATCATCTTGAGCGGTGGCCCGGAACTCGCCCTCAAGCTCGAAGATCAAGGCTACGACTGGATCGAAGAAGCCAAGTAA
- a CDS encoding SufD family Fe-S cluster assembly protein codes for MNAEFIHNLPTAEQAIARLRELGMPRRNNELWSFFPVAKIPTPEFMGTDFAATSVENAFPTESPAAAPAAIKETDFAALLPIANQARPMIREIVPGAAEMAMLKCNNDFGHTVLDIGKGAKVSLEILDNKVTHDIAAERFDINVGEDADVEIFFANPACDLPLRFRHFNINQAAGANIRFSSICKDTAIGRVSVECHLKGEGANFDYRSLHVLDGEASQHSRLTIYHEAPRTTSTQLARNLLSGSARVSYDGSVIVGYDCTGVNSSQLVNTILLSEDASVSVKPVLKIYHDDVECTHGNTVGELDAEQMFYLVSRGIPKKAAQEMLMRSFAQETFLPLPDSPAKKRLMSSL; via the coding sequence ATGAACGCTGAATTTATACATAACTTGCCCACCGCGGAACAGGCGATAGCACGCCTCCGCGAACTCGGCATGCCCCGTCGCAATAACGAGCTTTGGTCGTTCTTCCCGGTCGCCAAGATCCCGACTCCGGAATTCATGGGCACGGATTTTGCGGCAACCTCGGTCGAAAACGCATTTCCCACGGAATCTCCCGCAGCAGCCCCGGCAGCCATCAAAGAGACCGACTTTGCCGCACTCCTCCCGATTGCAAATCAAGCCCGCCCCATGATTCGCGAAATCGTGCCCGGTGCAGCCGAAATGGCGATGCTCAAGTGCAACAACGACTTCGGTCACACAGTTCTTGACATCGGCAAAGGCGCCAAGGTGAGCCTCGAAATTCTCGACAACAAGGTCACCCACGACATCGCTGCCGAGCGTTTCGACATCAACGTTGGCGAAGATGCAGACGTCGAAATTTTCTTTGCAAATCCGGCTTGCGATTTACCGCTCCGCTTTAGGCATTTCAACATCAACCAAGCCGCAGGCGCCAACATCCGTTTTTCCAGCATCTGCAAGGATACTGCGATTGGCCGCGTCAGCGTCGAATGTCACCTCAAAGGCGAAGGCGCCAACTTTGATTACCGCAGCCTCCACGTTCTCGATGGCGAAGCCTCGCAGCACAGCCGTCTCACGATTTACCACGAAGCCCCGCGTACCACAAGCACACAGCTCGCCCGCAACTTGCTTTCTGGTTCTGCACGTGTGAGCTACGACGGAAGCGTTATCGTCGGTTACGACTGCACCGGCGTCAACTCAAGCCAGCTCGTAAATACGATTCTCCTGAGCGAAGATGCTAGCGTCTCCGTGAAGCCCGTCCTCAAGATTTACCATGATGACGTGGAATGTACGCACGGCAACACTGTCGGTGAACTCGATGCGGAACAGATGTTCTACCTCGTGAGCCGCGGCATCCCGAAAAAGGCCGCCCAAGAAATGCTTATGCGCTCGTTCGCACAAGAAACATTCCTGCCGCTCCCGGACAGCCCCGCGAAAAAGCGACTGATGAGTTCGCTCTAA
- a CDS encoding acyl-CoA thioesterase translates to MENAKTVKQSQVETRDIVHPSDVNAYNYVFGGHLTSLLDKAACIAAYTHARCRVTTVSIDNVRFFKPATVGTILTIKASVNRAFNTSMEVGVKVMGVHPQVSWKPEVICHAYMTFVAIDDNGKPTPIPSVIPETEDEIRRYEEAGIRRDAKKKLLATLENK, encoded by the coding sequence ATGGAAAACGCAAAGACAGTCAAACAATCGCAAGTCGAAACCCGCGACATCGTCCACCCCTCCGACGTAAACGCCTACAATTACGTATTCGGCGGACACCTGACGTCGCTTCTCGACAAGGCCGCCTGCATAGCAGCCTACACACACGCTAGATGCAGAGTGACAACAGTTTCGATTGACAACGTGCGTTTTTTCAAGCCGGCTACAGTCGGCACCATCCTCACCATAAAGGCTTCCGTAAACCGAGCCTTCAACACATCCATGGAAGTCGGCGTCAAGGTCATGGGAGTTCACCCGCAAGTATCGTGGAAACCCGAAGTCATCTGCCATGCCTATATGACATTTGTCGCCATTGACGACAACGGAAAGCCAACCCCGATTCCTTCCGTCATCCCCGAAACAGAGGACGAAATCCGCCGCTACGAAGAAGCCGGCATCCGCCGCGATGCCAAGAAAAAACTGTTGGCGACTCTAGAAAACAAATAA
- a CDS encoding MATE family efflux transporter, giving the protein MKQIDVKDRSLISLSWPLILTFAVSMIQPMMDSWFLSRTSETAAAGVGAMLPILGALFTALHAFSQSGASIVSQYIGAKQNSHANSTQTMVLFGSILLGIALTLIIYPLSGNIPQWMGLTDEPAKYATQFLSVVSFGFAFRALQTILTALIATHGLTIWNFVGNTLTIATNAALNVVFLEGLFGLPKMGVHGVALATALSWLISSGILWLVLKFKVHHHSKIRDWKRTRVLLPDWIRIGLPAAAEPISFQLFQVFITAMVVYIGTTAMTARVFAGNFAALSVILGVGLGSGNQILVAHLVGAHDYVKANRRVHQTLAVGIISGFLLSVAVALLGEHLLRLYTDNPEVLRLGKICLWCDVAVQPFKAVNFIVTTSLRAAGDSKFPALVGSGMMWTLGLATSLILAFVVGLGLPGLWLGMAADEFYRSFANIWRWKSGRWKSKAVV; this is encoded by the coding sequence ATGAAACAGATCGATGTCAAGGACCGTTCGCTCATCAGCCTTTCGTGGCCGCTAATTCTCACGTTCGCCGTGAGCATGATCCAGCCCATGATGGACAGCTGGTTCTTGTCGCGCACTTCCGAAACTGCAGCCGCGGGCGTCGGAGCCATGCTCCCCATTCTCGGAGCGCTTTTCACGGCCCTCCACGCCTTCTCGCAATCGGGTGCAAGCATCGTTTCGCAGTACATCGGCGCCAAGCAGAACAGCCACGCAAACAGCACACAAACCATGGTCCTTTTCGGGAGCATCCTTCTCGGCATCGCGCTCACGCTCATCATTTATCCGCTTTCCGGGAACATTCCGCAATGGATGGGACTCACCGATGAGCCCGCCAAATATGCCACGCAATTTTTAAGCGTTGTTTCATTCGGTTTCGCCTTCCGTGCCTTGCAAACCATTTTGACTGCCCTCATCGCAACCCATGGCCTTACCATTTGGAACTTTGTCGGTAACACGCTCACAATCGCCACAAACGCAGCCTTGAATGTCGTATTCCTCGAAGGACTTTTCGGACTTCCGAAAATGGGCGTTCACGGTGTGGCACTCGCGACCGCACTTTCCTGGCTCATTTCTTCGGGCATCCTTTGGCTTGTGCTCAAATTCAAAGTACACCACCACAGCAAAATTCGCGACTGGAAACGTACCCGCGTTCTTTTACCCGACTGGATTCGCATCGGCCTCCCCGCCGCCGCAGAACCCATTAGTTTCCAGCTTTTCCAGGTGTTCATCACTGCAATGGTTGTCTACATCGGTACAACCGCAATGACCGCCCGCGTGTTCGCAGGAAACTTCGCCGCACTTTCCGTCATTCTCGGAGTCGGCCTCGGCAGTGGAAACCAGATTCTCGTGGCGCACCTCGTCGGTGCTCATGACTACGTCAAAGCAAACCGCCGCGTTCACCAAACGCTCGCCGTAGGCATCATCAGCGGTTTCTTGCTATCCGTCGCAGTAGCGCTCCTCGGCGAACACTTACTCAGACTCTACACCGACAATCCCGAAGTTCTCCGCCTCGGGAAAATTTGCCTCTGGTGCGATGTCGCCGTGCAACCGTTCAAAGCCGTAAACTTTATCGTCACCACATCGCTCCGTGCCGCAGGCGATTCCAAATTCCCGGCACTTGTGGGTAGCGGCATGATGTGGACACTCGGCCTTGCAACATCGCTTATCCTCGCATTTGTCGTTGGACTCGGGCTCCCCGGCCTTTGGCTTGGCATGGCCGCCGACGAATTTTACCGTTCGTTCGCGAACATTTGGCGCTGGAAGAGCGGCCGCTGGAAAAGCAAAGCGGTTGTTTAG
- a CDS encoding DUF3418 domain-containing protein: MQLTDLKIEYPELPVVEHREEFFELLEKHQVIIVKADTGSGKSTQLPKFLLEWFLSQQNNAVILEGQGPDRIQKIMDPIASRLQDDKRLCSEHEVRPFKIGVTEPRRLAAISIADRLREELKDEELVSTKIRFWEQGTNEAPIKVMTDGILLQEFRKDRLFRQYNAIMIDEAHERSLNIDILLGIFKTVLSRRPDFKLIVASATLDAKLFEEFYDNSCVMEAEGRTYPVDVEYYFGQNNGLLRVARNDERDISGKGDSGLIEEARDAILDLETRHRDHLLCFLPTERDIQDLAGELAHELDAATFDVLPLYGRMSPDEQRRIFKHTGKTRVVLATNIAETSLTIPGIAYVVDTGMARISRYNAQARIQGLPVEEISKASARQRTGRAGRVKPGVCIRLYSPENFEKRDEFTEPEIRRSNLANVVLQLRSLGLELENFPFLQSPPHSAFRGAYKTLFELGALTADNSSGHVTKLGRDMTRLPMDVSLSAVLLRARDLGVLQPALIVCSALSIQDPRVVPNDEPERTRIRQLHRKFCGHKSDFLVYVSMWNAFCTDWDGKSWNKLRKFCDKNSMHFLRLREWVDLYEQFSRILEVKFDNKVCPFDSFHRDNLHIALLSGFLGGIAHRDIENGCYRLVSGRETHVFPGSDLYAKSVEWLFSAEVRETSRTFLTKAAEIKPEWILQVAEPFCTRRWFEPTWNKERGFVEAVEEVSFRGLVISRGHRIDYARVNPEDCAQIFWREAVVMGEVARPFDFMKHNDRVVENLHALEARKRQFGLAPSEDALVEYYTRIAGNVNSIKTLKSYIYEHTDQFLKFDEKYWLDQLDGGMTGTTWTSDADGFRTGSFAALRMTNVALGKTNAGNVIPGSVPESPSRQRKGNPDQVGIDKRGNAPTPTLGGSIEHFRIGERVVTGEMVFDATRDCDGITLSLPYDLLTEISPAKFAMSIQQWREWMIESVIRQMPKSVKKLLEAKRTAIDDEFYAALDNFPHKAPLLLLYEVLSNTKEIRSGANGASIDVPTVNPDKENHLRLHLVVSKPGFPEPYKLEISPEWGSYRMFLAVRPALVTFGIDFPLEQMRFGWRLGESALMASDESRFWQSFRKRVEGAHPASQKTSLSEEKKQLIADRLNLLEMGGVFADNFETTLKIWVAKSLAADSLDATRCVRFTGLEFSRGKKIRDFKSLAANTRSEDEEIRLSLVRATYESGLISAEAFVKNWNLLKDFSVEMRSGNGKPTLKNKTIIAIHTAYQKELTLFGRLCALAEILNVALPVDDLGASRNLGASRDSSASRESTELSASTLREYFRPYLKARYLKDHELKNARELLGKIDRTPTDDPEFAELYLQAKALLEDFEILKYKRKGNDAEDIVEEDALARLKGRFGRL; this comes from the coding sequence ATGCAATTAACCGACTTGAAAATTGAGTACCCGGAACTTCCCGTTGTTGAACATCGGGAGGAGTTTTTTGAGCTTTTAGAAAAACATCAAGTTATCATCGTCAAGGCGGATACCGGTTCCGGCAAATCCACGCAATTACCGAAGTTTTTGCTAGAGTGGTTTCTAAGTCAGCAAAATAACGCTGTCATTCTGGAGGGGCAAGGCCCCGATAGAATCCAAAAAATAATGGATCCTATCGCCTCTCGGCTCCAGGATGACAAACGCTTGTGCTCAGAGCACGAAGTGCGACCTTTCAAAATTGGCGTTACCGAACCTCGCCGTTTGGCGGCGATTTCCATTGCCGACCGTTTGCGTGAAGAACTCAAGGACGAAGAGCTTGTCTCGACGAAAATTCGTTTTTGGGAACAAGGTACAAATGAAGCCCCCATCAAGGTGATGACGGACGGTATCTTGTTGCAGGAGTTCCGCAAGGACCGCTTGTTCCGGCAGTACAACGCCATCATGATTGACGAAGCACACGAACGCTCGTTGAACATTGACATTTTGCTTGGCATTTTCAAGACGGTACTTTCTCGTCGTCCAGATTTCAAGTTGATTGTTGCATCGGCAACGCTTGACGCAAAACTTTTTGAAGAATTTTACGACAACAGCTGCGTGATGGAGGCCGAAGGCCGCACGTATCCTGTGGATGTCGAGTATTATTTTGGGCAAAATAATGGATTGCTTCGCGTTGCTCGCAATGACGAACGTGATATCTCAGGCAAGGGTGATTCGGGGCTGATTGAAGAAGCGCGTGATGCAATTCTCGATTTGGAAACGCGCCATCGCGACCATTTGCTCTGCTTTTTGCCGACGGAACGCGATATTCAGGATTTGGCGGGCGAACTTGCGCACGAATTAGATGCAGCGACTTTTGACGTGCTCCCGCTTTACGGGCGCATGAGTCCTGACGAACAACGCCGCATTTTTAAGCATACAGGCAAGACGCGAGTGGTCTTGGCGACGAACATTGCAGAAACGTCTCTTACGATTCCGGGAATTGCTTACGTTGTCGATACGGGCATGGCCCGAATCTCTCGCTACAATGCGCAGGCGAGAATCCAGGGGCTTCCCGTCGAAGAAATTTCGAAGGCCAGCGCGCGGCAGCGCACTGGACGCGCGGGGCGCGTGAAGCCCGGCGTGTGCATTCGCCTTTACTCTCCCGAGAATTTTGAAAAGCGCGATGAATTCACGGAGCCAGAAATTCGCCGTAGCAATCTCGCGAATGTCGTTTTGCAGTTGCGCAGTCTCGGGCTGGAACTCGAAAACTTCCCGTTCTTGCAGTCGCCTCCGCATTCGGCATTCCGTGGCGCTTACAAGACGTTGTTTGAACTTGGCGCACTCACGGCTGACAATTCTAGCGGTCATGTGACCAAACTTGGCCGCGATATGACGCGCCTTCCGATGGACGTGTCGCTTTCGGCGGTGCTTTTGCGTGCTCGTGACTTGGGCGTTTTGCAGCCGGCGCTTATCGTGTGCTCGGCGCTTAGCATCCAGGACCCGCGTGTGGTGCCGAACGATGAACCGGAACGCACTCGCATCCGTCAGCTGCACCGCAAATTCTGCGGTCACAAGAGCGATTTCCTTGTTTATGTTTCGATGTGGAATGCGTTCTGCACGGACTGGGACGGAAAATCTTGGAACAAACTTCGCAAGTTCTGCGACAAGAATAGCATGCACTTTTTGCGCTTGCGTGAATGGGTGGATTTGTACGAACAGTTCAGCCGCATTCTCGAAGTGAAGTTTGATAATAAAGTTTGTCCGTTCGATTCGTTCCATCGCGACAATTTGCATATTGCGCTCCTCTCCGGATTCTTGGGCGGGATTGCGCACCGCGATATCGAAAATGGCTGTTACCGCTTGGTGAGCGGTCGCGAAACGCATGTGTTCCCGGGCAGCGATTTGTACGCCAAGAGCGTGGAATGGCTTTTCAGTGCCGAAGTCCGCGAAACGAGCCGAACCTTCCTCACGAAAGCTGCCGAAATCAAGCCAGAATGGATTTTGCAAGTGGCAGAACCGTTCTGCACGCGTCGCTGGTTTGAGCCGACATGGAATAAGGAACGCGGCTTTGTCGAAGCTGTCGAAGAAGTAAGCTTTAGAGGGCTTGTGATTAGCCGTGGCCATCGTATCGATTACGCCCGCGTGAATCCCGAAGACTGCGCCCAGATTTTCTGGCGCGAAGCCGTGGTGATGGGCGAGGTGGCAAGGCCTTTCGATTTCATGAAGCACAACGACCGCGTTGTAGAAAATCTTCATGCTCTTGAAGCGCGTAAACGCCAGTTCGGGCTTGCTCCGAGCGAAGATGCGCTTGTGGAATACTACACGCGAATTGCGGGCAACGTCAATTCCATCAAGACGCTCAAAAGCTATATCTACGAGCACACCGACCAGTTCCTCAAATTTGATGAAAAGTATTGGTTGGACCAGTTGGATGGCGGTATGACCGGAACAACTTGGACAAGTGATGCTGACGGGTTCCGCACTGGATCCTTCGCTGCGCTCAGGATGACGAATGTAGCGCTTGGGAAGACGAATGCAGGCAACGTCATTCCGGGCTCCGTCCCGGAATCGCCTTCTCGACAACGAAAGGGGAATCCCGATCAAGTCGGGATTGACAAGCGCGGAAATGCCCCAACACCTACTCTCGGCGGTTCCATCGAACATTTCCGTATTGGCGAGCGCGTTGTCACAGGCGAAATGGTCTTTGATGCCACTCGCGATTGCGACGGCATTACGCTTTCGTTGCCTTATGACTTGCTGACTGAAATTTCTCCGGCAAAATTTGCAATGAGCATCCAGCAATGGCGCGAATGGATGATTGAATCCGTGATTCGCCAAATGCCCAAGAGCGTCAAGAAATTGCTCGAAGCCAAGCGCACCGCGATTGACGATGAATTCTATGCGGCTCTCGACAACTTCCCGCATAAAGCTCCGCTCTTGTTGCTTTACGAAGTGCTTTCGAATACAAAAGAAATTCGCTCGGGTGCAAACGGCGCAAGCATCGACGTTCCGACGGTGAATCCCGACAAGGAAAATCATTTGCGCTTGCATTTGGTCGTTTCAAAGCCTGGTTTCCCGGAACCTTATAAACTCGAAATTTCTCCGGAATGGGGCTCTTACCGCATGTTCTTGGCGGTTCGCCCGGCGTTGGTGACGTTTGGCATTGACTTCCCGCTTGAACAAATGCGATTTGGCTGGCGTCTTGGCGAGTCCGCTTTGATGGCGTCTGATGAATCGCGCTTTTGGCAATCTTTCCGCAAACGTGTGGAGGGTGCGCATCCCGCATCGCAAAAGACTTCACTCTCCGAAGAGAAAAAACAGCTCATTGCTGACCGCTTGAATTTGCTCGAAATGGGCGGAGTCTTTGCGGATAACTTTGAAACAACCCTCAAGATTTGGGTCGCAAAATCGCTTGCGGCTGATAGTCTTGATGCAACTCGCTGTGTTCGCTTTACGGGGCTTGAATTCTCGCGCGGCAAAAAGATTCGCGACTTCAAAAGCCTTGCAGCAAACACCCGCAGCGAAGATGAAGAAATCCGCCTTTCGCTTGTACGTGCTACGTACGAATCAGGCCTTATCAGTGCTGAAGCTTTTGTAAAGAACTGGAATTTGCTTAAAGATTTCAGCGTGGAAATGCGGAGTGGAAACGGCAAACCGACCTTAAAAAATAAAACCATAATTGCAATCCATACGGCGTACCAAAAAGAACTTACTTTGTTTGGACGTCTGTGTGCTCTTGCTGAAATTTTAAATGTCGCCCTCCCCGTGGATGACCTCGGTGCATCTCGTAATCTCGGCGCATCCCGCGACTCTAGCGCCTCCCGCGAAAGCACGGAACTTTCGGCCAGTACCCTCCGCGAGTATTTCCGCCCGTACCTCAAGGCGCGTTACCTCAAGGATCACGAACTGAAAAATGCACGCGAACTTCTCGGAAAAATCGACCGCACGCCAACGGATGACCCGGAATTTGCCGAACTTTACTTGCAGGCAAAGGCTTTGCTCGAAGATTTTGAAATCCTCAAGTACAAGCGCAAAGGTAACGATGCCGAAGATATTGTGGAAGAAGACGCTTTGGCGAGGTTGAAAGGA